The following are encoded together in the Bradyrhizobium genosp. L genome:
- a CDS encoding acyl-CoA dehydrogenase family protein, with protein MTAALRFDPIRLPEKCEQLRKEVRAFLAEEIAAGTFDPHAPNREDNDAPEFSRRVGAKGWLGMTWPKKYGGQERSFLERYVVTEEMRVANAPTRRFFVADRQSGPVLLKYAPEHIKVDILPRICRGEVCFAIGMSEPNSGSDLFAAKTRATKTDGGYLINGTKIWTSSAHIADYMIAIFRTSPPTKENRRHGLTQFLVKMKQPGIQVNPIGQITGQFEFNEVVFTDYFVPDDHVLGEVDGAWKQATSELAYERSGPERFLETYYVLTELVRAVGKNPDTRSAEGIGRLVAQVHTMRRMSVSVAGMLQAGKEPVVEASIVKDIGTVWEQQLPHRVRDLAAFVEETATNRETLEKQLDFAIKTAPKLTIQGGTTEVLRGIIARGLGLR; from the coding sequence ATGACCGCAGCCCTTCGTTTCGATCCGATCCGCCTGCCCGAGAAATGCGAGCAGCTCCGCAAGGAAGTGCGCGCCTTCCTCGCCGAGGAAATCGCCGCCGGCACCTTTGATCCCCACGCGCCGAACCGCGAGGACAATGACGCGCCGGAATTCTCCCGCCGCGTCGGCGCCAAGGGCTGGCTCGGCATGACCTGGCCGAAGAAATATGGCGGCCAGGAACGCTCGTTCCTCGAGCGTTACGTCGTGACCGAAGAGATGCGGGTGGCGAACGCGCCGACCCGGCGCTTCTTCGTCGCCGACCGCCAGAGCGGGCCGGTGCTGTTGAAATACGCCCCGGAGCATATCAAGGTGGACATCCTGCCGCGGATCTGCCGCGGCGAGGTCTGCTTTGCGATCGGCATGAGCGAGCCGAATTCCGGCTCCGACCTGTTCGCGGCCAAGACGCGCGCGACCAAGACCGATGGCGGCTACCTGATCAACGGCACCAAGATCTGGACCTCGTCGGCACATATCGCCGACTACATGATCGCGATCTTCCGGACCTCGCCGCCGACCAAGGAAAATCGCCGTCACGGCCTGACCCAGTTCCTGGTCAAGATGAAGCAGCCGGGCATCCAGGTAAACCCGATCGGCCAGATCACCGGCCAGTTCGAGTTCAACGAGGTCGTGTTCACCGACTATTTCGTACCCGACGATCACGTGCTCGGCGAAGTCGATGGTGCCTGGAAGCAGGCGACGTCGGAACTCGCGTATGAACGATCGGGCCCGGAGCGCTTCCTCGAGACCTACTACGTGCTGACCGAACTGGTGCGCGCGGTCGGCAAGAATCCGGACACCCGCTCGGCCGAAGGCATCGGACGGCTGGTGGCGCAGGTCCACACCATGCGGCGCATGTCGGTGTCGGTCGCGGGCATGCTGCAGGCCGGCAAGGAGCCCGTGGTGGAGGCCTCGATCGTCAAGGACATCGGCACGGTATGGGAGCAGCAGCTGCCGCACCGCGTGCGCGATCTCGCGGCGTTCGTCGAGGAGACCGCGACCAACCGCGAGACGCTGGAGAAGCAGCTCGATTTCGCCATCAAGACCGCACCCAAATTGACCATCCAGGGCGGCACCACCGAAGTGCTGCGCGGCATCATCGCCCGCGGCTTGGGCCTGCGCTAA
- a CDS encoding acyl-CoA dehydrogenase family protein: MAESENIVAETAEKIFADLADAQTINHDKQGAWKAPLWQALTEAGLPLSWVSDDLGGSGASLAEGFAVLNVAGRHAIAVPLAETMLAGWLLTQARIASPEGEMTVVPATPKDRITLAGDGSLSGRARGVPFAKDAKHFAALASGKDGASIALVDAAKCRIESGIGLGGDHSDTVTLDKVQPAAIKPAPKGFDQTTLLLMGGVVRSLQIAGALEAMLDISVRYSNERVAFEKKISKFQAVQHNLARLAGESAAALAVATSAADTLVNATSLATDAVFLEAASAKIRCSEAAEKGGGIAHQVHGAIGFTIEHILHRYSLRALAWRDDFGSESYWAVELGKLVAERGADELWPLMASR, encoded by the coding sequence GTGGCGGAGAGTGAGAACATCGTCGCCGAGACCGCGGAGAAGATTTTCGCCGATCTCGCGGATGCCCAGACCATCAACCACGACAAGCAAGGCGCATGGAAGGCGCCGCTGTGGCAGGCGCTGACCGAAGCCGGCCTGCCGCTGTCCTGGGTTTCAGATGATCTCGGCGGTTCCGGCGCCAGCCTCGCCGAAGGATTTGCCGTTCTCAACGTCGCCGGCCGCCATGCGATCGCCGTGCCGTTGGCCGAAACCATGCTGGCCGGCTGGCTGCTGACGCAGGCCAGGATCGCCTCGCCCGAAGGCGAGATGACGGTGGTGCCGGCGACCCCGAAGGACCGCATCACGCTTGCTGGCGACGGCTCGCTCTCCGGCCGCGCCCGCGGCGTGCCGTTCGCAAAGGACGCGAAGCATTTCGCGGCGCTGGCGAGCGGCAAGGACGGCGCCTCGATCGCGCTGGTCGATGCCGCAAAGTGCCGGATCGAATCCGGCATCGGCCTCGGCGGCGATCACAGCGATACCGTCACGCTGGACAAGGTGCAGCCGGCCGCGATCAAGCCCGCACCAAAGGGTTTCGACCAGACCACGCTGCTGCTGATGGGCGGCGTGGTGCGCAGCCTGCAGATCGCAGGCGCGCTGGAAGCGATGCTCGACATCTCCGTGCGCTACTCCAACGAGCGCGTCGCCTTCGAAAAGAAGATCTCGAAATTCCAGGCGGTGCAGCACAACCTAGCCCGGCTCGCCGGCGAGTCCGCTGCCGCGCTGGCGGTTGCGACGTCGGCCGCCGACACCCTCGTCAATGCGACGTCGCTCGCCACCGACGCCGTTTTCCTCGAAGCAGCCTCCGCAAAGATCCGCTGTTCGGAAGCCGCGGAAAAGGGCGGCGGCATCGCGCATCAAGTCCATGGCGCGATCGGCTTCACCATCGAGCACATCCTGCACCGCTACTCGCTGCGGGCGCTGGCCTGGCGCGACGATTTCGGTTCGGAGAGCTACTGGGCGGTCGAGCTCGGCAAGCTCGTCGCCGAGCGTGGTGCCGATGAATTGTGGCCGCTGATGGCTTCGCGCTGA
- a CDS encoding SDR family NAD(P)-dependent oxidoreductase produces MSKEGLCAIVTGSASGLGAATAQILATAGARIIINYSNSKAEAEATADVCRKQGAEVLVVQGDVSRDEDCKTIAAAAQGWGRLDVLINNAGTTKHVPHHDLDGLTAEDFQRIYAVNTIGPFQMVRAARSLLEAGAKASGRPSAVVNVSSVAGISGGGSSVAYAASKGALNTMTQSLARALAPLIRVNTVCPGYIDTPWFTKGRGADGAKQVRDAVVARVPLKVASTAEDIANLVCFLASPASSNMTGEFVRMDAGMHLIQ; encoded by the coding sequence ATGTCGAAGGAAGGTTTGTGCGCGATCGTGACGGGGTCGGCATCGGGACTCGGCGCCGCCACCGCGCAAATCCTGGCGACCGCAGGGGCGCGCATCATCATCAACTATTCCAACAGCAAGGCGGAAGCCGAGGCGACCGCCGACGTCTGCCGCAAGCAGGGCGCCGAAGTGCTGGTGGTGCAGGGCGACGTCTCGCGCGACGAGGATTGCAAGACGATCGCCGCGGCCGCACAAGGCTGGGGCCGGCTCGACGTGCTGATCAACAATGCCGGCACCACCAAGCATGTGCCGCATCACGATCTCGATGGTCTCACCGCTGAAGACTTTCAACGCATCTATGCCGTCAACACCATCGGCCCGTTCCAGATGGTGCGCGCCGCGCGCAGCCTGCTCGAGGCCGGCGCCAAGGCCTCGGGCCGGCCGTCGGCGGTGGTGAATGTCTCCTCAGTCGCCGGCATCTCCGGCGGCGGCTCGTCGGTCGCCTATGCCGCGAGCAAGGGCGCGCTCAACACCATGACGCAGTCGCTGGCGCGCGCGCTGGCGCCGCTGATCCGCGTCAACACGGTGTGCCCGGGCTATATCGATACGCCGTGGTTCACCAAGGGCCGCGGCGCTGACGGCGCCAAGCAGGTGCGCGATGCCGTGGTGGCGCGGGTGCCGCTGAAGGTCGCGTCAACGGCGGAGGACATCGCCAATCTGGTCTGCTTCCTGGCGAGCCCGGCGTCGAGCAATATGACCGGCGAGTTCGTCCGCATGGACGCCGGCATGCATTTGATTCAGTGA
- a CDS encoding GlsB/YeaQ/YmgE family stress response membrane protein has product MGGIIWIIIVGFVAGIIARLLSPGPNNPSGFILTTVLGIIGAFLATWVGQAIGHYGPDQGAGFITATIGALVVLFIWNRLVAARVIPDLGNR; this is encoded by the coding sequence ATGGGCGGCATCATCTGGATCATCATCGTCGGCTTCGTCGCCGGCATCATCGCGCGACTGCTGTCGCCCGGGCCGAACAATCCGAGCGGCTTCATCCTCACCACCGTGCTTGGCATCATCGGTGCGTTCCTGGCGACCTGGGTCGGCCAGGCGATCGGCCATTACGGCCCCGACCAGGGCGCCGGCTTCATCACCGCCACGATCGGCGCGCTGGTGGTGCTGTTCATCTGGAACAGGCTGGTCGCAGCGCGGGTGATCCCGGATTTGGGGAATAGGTGA